Proteins encoded by one window of Cyclobacteriaceae bacterium:
- a CDS encoding histidinol-phosphatase has translation MRLLFTIIFCIFQGFAFAQDLKWFKGNTHTHSYWSDGDDFPEMIMDWYKSRGYNFVCLSDHNVLAQGEKWKRLPSMPSHQRRFEEYLEKFGKDWVEYRTDTAGRTEVKLKTLEAYRPLYEEPGQFLIIPAEEITDQFEKKPIHINVINVQELIVPQGGTSVVDVMQNNLNQVYEQRERTGQPMFPHINHPNFGWAITVEDMKQINGERFFEVYNGHPLVHNYGDSLRMGTEQMWDELLIDYLKHGKALIYGLATDDAHHYLNFNTKQSNPGRGFIMVRAKALTPKALIDAMERGEFYSSTGVLLNDVSFKKNRLRIEIKTEQTIQYTIQFFGAQKDEGAAHLIKEVKKSRASFKVSQDMLYVRARIVSSKPKENPYQEGDFETAWVQPVVPQL, from the coding sequence ATGCGATTACTATTCACAATCATCTTTTGCATCTTTCAAGGTTTTGCATTCGCTCAGGATCTCAAGTGGTTCAAAGGAAACACGCACACTCACTCGTATTGGAGCGATGGCGATGACTTTCCGGAAATGATTATGGACTGGTATAAATCCAGAGGCTATAATTTTGTTTGTTTATCAGATCATAATGTGTTGGCACAGGGTGAAAAATGGAAGCGCTTACCGTCAATGCCATCTCACCAACGAAGGTTTGAAGAATATCTTGAAAAATTTGGTAAGGATTGGGTAGAGTACAGAACGGATACAGCCGGACGAACTGAAGTAAAGCTAAAAACCCTGGAAGCATATCGCCCCTTGTATGAAGAACCCGGCCAATTTCTGATAATCCCGGCAGAAGAAATTACGGATCAATTCGAAAAAAAGCCAATTCACATCAATGTCATAAATGTTCAGGAACTCATTGTGCCGCAGGGTGGAACCAGTGTGGTGGATGTGATGCAAAACAACCTGAATCAGGTTTATGAACAGCGGGAGCGAACTGGCCAACCAATGTTTCCACACATTAACCATCCCAACTTCGGCTGGGCCATAACCGTGGAAGATATGAAGCAAATTAACGGTGAACGCTTCTTCGAGGTGTACAACGGCCATCCGTTGGTGCACAATTATGGAGATTCGCTGCGAATGGGTACGGAACAAATGTGGGACGAGCTACTGATCGATTACCTTAAACATGGCAAAGCATTAATTTACGGGCTGGCAACTGATGATGCGCACCATTACCTGAACTTCAATACCAAGCAAAGTAATCCGGGAAGGGGATTTATTATGGTTAGGGCAAAGGCACTAACGCCCAAAGCGCTGATTGACGCAATGGAGCGCGGTGAATTCTATTCCAGCACAGGTGTGTTATTGAATGATGTGTCGTTCAAAAAAAATCGACTACGAATCGAGATCAAAACAGAACAAACCATCCAGTATACCATACAATTTTTCGGAGCTCAGAAAGACGAAGGTGCTGCACATCTGATTAAAGAGGTTAAGAAAAGTCGGGCTTCATTCAAAGTAAGTCAAGATATGCTCTATGTGCGTGCACGGATTGTATCATCCAAACCAAAGGAAAACCCATATCAGGAAGGAGATTTCGAAACGGCCTGGGTTCAACCCGTTGTGCCGCAGTTATAG
- a CDS encoding purine-nucleoside phosphorylase, with protein sequence MIKEIKEATDFLRKRGVEAPEVGVILGTGLGNLFVKEIKKPLIINYNSIPHFPISTVEYHKGQLIYGEVKGKKVLAMQGRFHYYEGYSLQQVTLPVRVMKLLGVQHLLISNAAGNLNPDWKKGQLMLIDDHINLLPDNPLRGENYEIFGPRFPDMSEPYSLSLNKKLKQIAKAKKIKLNEGVYTAVMGPNLETRAEYRFLRRIGSDAVGMSTVPEVIVANHMGLPCCAVSVLTDDCDPDNLKPVNLKEIVKVAGKAEPKLTELYVELIKAL encoded by the coding sequence ATGATCAAGGAAATAAAAGAAGCGACTGATTTTTTGCGTAAACGTGGTGTTGAAGCGCCTGAGGTGGGTGTCATTCTGGGCACCGGACTTGGAAACTTGTTTGTAAAAGAAATCAAGAAACCCCTTATTATAAATTACAATTCTATTCCACACTTCCCGATTTCGACTGTGGAGTATCACAAAGGCCAGTTGATTTACGGAGAGGTAAAGGGAAAGAAAGTGCTGGCCATGCAAGGCAGGTTTCATTACTATGAAGGTTATAGCCTGCAACAGGTAACGCTTCCCGTACGCGTGATGAAGCTACTGGGTGTGCAGCACTTGTTGATTTCCAACGCAGCTGGAAATTTGAATCCCGATTGGAAGAAAGGACAGTTGATGTTGATTGATGATCATATCAATTTACTTCCGGATAATCCACTGCGTGGTGAGAACTATGAAATTTTTGGTCCGCGCTTTCCGGATATGAGCGAACCCTACTCGCTATCGCTGAACAAAAAACTGAAACAAATCGCCAAAGCAAAAAAAATCAAATTGAACGAAGGGGTGTACACGGCTGTAATGGGACCTAACCTGGAAACACGAGCCGAGTACAGATTTCTAAGACGCATAGGAAGCGATGCCGTTGGGATGAGCACCGTTCCTGAGGTAATTGTAGCCAACCACATGGGACTGCCGTGTTGTGCGGTTTCGGTATTAACCGATGATTGTGATCCGGATAATTTAAAGCCTGTTAACCTGAAGGAAATTGTAAAAGTGGCAGGCAAAGCTGAGCCCAAGCTTACCGAGCTTTATGTGGAGTTGATTAAAGCGCTATAA
- a CDS encoding purine-nucleoside phosphorylase produces MLNQIKEATEFIQKRITTKPEVGIILGTGLGDRMVEEIEEQVVINYNAIPHFPITTVATHKGQLIFGKVHGKSVMAMRGRLHYYEGYSMHQIALPIRVMHMLGVQYLLVSNAAGNVNLNWRKGELMLLEDHINLQPNNPLRGENFEFFGERFPDMSEPYAKALNKKLLRIAKKEKIKLHTGVYAAVQGPSLETRAEYRYLRTIGADVVGMSTVPEILVARHMDITCCAISVLTNDCDPDNLHRVELQQIVNTAATSEKNLVKLFTGLIEQL; encoded by the coding sequence ATGCTTAACCAGATTAAGGAAGCAACAGAATTTATTCAGAAGCGGATCACTACAAAACCAGAGGTTGGAATAATTCTGGGTACCGGCTTAGGCGATCGGATGGTGGAAGAGATTGAAGAGCAAGTAGTGATCAACTACAATGCTATTCCCCATTTCCCCATCACAACGGTGGCCACGCACAAGGGCCAGTTGATTTTTGGAAAAGTGCATGGAAAATCTGTGATGGCCATGCGCGGTCGCCTGCATTACTACGAAGGCTATAGCATGCACCAAATTGCCTTGCCGATTCGCGTGATGCATATGTTGGGTGTTCAGTACCTGTTGGTGTCAAATGCGGCTGGCAATGTAAACCTGAATTGGCGTAAAGGTGAACTGATGTTGCTGGAAGATCACATCAACCTCCAGCCGAACAATCCATTGCGTGGAGAAAACTTTGAATTTTTTGGTGAACGCTTCCCGGATATGAGCGAACCCTATGCAAAAGCGCTCAACAAGAAATTGTTACGGATAGCAAAGAAGGAAAAGATAAAACTCCACACCGGTGTTTATGCAGCGGTGCAGGGACCAAGTTTGGAAACCCGTGCCGAGTATCGTTACCTGAGAACCATTGGGGCGGACGTGGTGGGTATGAGTACGGTACCTGAAATTCTGGTAGCGCGGCACATGGATATAACGTGCTGTGCCATTTCTGTTTTAACTAACGACTGTGATCCGGATAACTTGCATCGGGTGGAATTGCAACAAATTGTTAATACCGCTGCCACATCAGAAAAAAATCTGGTGAAACTTTTTACAGGATTGATTGAGCAATTGTAA
- a CDS encoding gamma-glutamyltransferase yields the protein MKNYILILSAWLFSFAALAQSFNTFPVTTQKPPLHGRHWMAVTGKPLSATAGAMIFSKGGNAVDAACAILAANCTMWDVLSWGGETQELIYNPKTKKVIAINALGVAPTGATAQFFKDKDMKYPPQYGPLAAVTPGTPGGLLTMLAEYGTMSLKDVLAPAMQMAEGYPIEAQTANSIEREKKRIKEWPYSKKVFLTHLGEEREAPYGGEIFVQKDLLETLKKMVEAEQQALKKGKSRKDAIYAAYDRFYKGDIAKEFARGCQEQGGLITEQDLANWKVKIEEPLMTSYKGIEVYKLQQWTQGPVMLQTLNILENFDLKSMGYNTSRYIHTLYQSMNLAFADRDFYYGDPAFAPEEPMKGLLSKEYAKERAKLINPERNDPKIGPGDPYPFEGKVNPYNDLLKNWGNQQSNLYTPLNEKYFEDFAAGTTSIETADKEGWVVSVTPSGGWVPACIAGNTGIGMSQRMQSFVLDEKENPFNVVEPGKRPRVTLTPSMALKDGKPYISFAKQAGDEQDQLLIQFFLNMVEFNMTVQEACEAPSFLTNQMYSSFGNHEKQPGSLILNNQMPPWSRKELGQMGYRISYRERTSGPVNAIFFDWKNGSFWGGSSNHGEDYGIGW from the coding sequence ATGAAGAATTATATCCTCATTCTATCTGCCTGGCTATTCAGCTTCGCGGCCTTGGCACAATCGTTCAACACCTTTCCGGTTACCACGCAAAAACCACCGCTGCATGGCCGGCATTGGATGGCCGTAACGGGCAAGCCCTTATCGGCTACAGCCGGAGCCATGATTTTCAGCAAAGGGGGTAATGCCGTTGATGCCGCCTGCGCCATTCTTGCTGCAAACTGCACCATGTGGGACGTATTGAGTTGGGGTGGTGAAACACAGGAACTCATCTACAATCCGAAAACAAAAAAAGTAATTGCCATTAACGCACTGGGTGTAGCCCCTACCGGAGCAACTGCGCAGTTCTTTAAGGACAAAGACATGAAATACCCGCCACAGTATGGCCCATTAGCAGCGGTTACACCCGGCACACCGGGCGGCTTGCTCACCATGTTGGCCGAATACGGTACCATGAGTTTAAAAGATGTACTTGCTCCCGCTATGCAAATGGCCGAAGGTTACCCGATTGAAGCACAAACTGCCAACTCGATTGAACGTGAAAAAAAGAGAATCAAAGAATGGCCGTATTCCAAAAAAGTATTTCTCACGCATTTGGGTGAAGAGCGTGAAGCACCTTATGGCGGAGAAATTTTTGTGCAGAAGGATTTGCTGGAAACCCTGAAGAAAATGGTAGAAGCCGAGCAGCAGGCATTAAAGAAGGGCAAGTCGCGCAAAGATGCGATCTATGCGGCTTACGATCGGTTTTACAAAGGCGACATCGCGAAAGAATTTGCCAGAGGTTGTCAGGAACAGGGTGGATTGATTACCGAGCAAGACCTCGCCAACTGGAAAGTAAAGATCGAAGAGCCTTTGATGACTTCTTATAAAGGTATTGAGGTGTATAAGCTTCAGCAATGGACACAAGGGCCGGTGATGCTGCAAACGTTGAACATCCTGGAAAACTTCGACCTGAAATCGATGGGATACAATACATCACGGTACATTCATACGCTGTATCAATCCATGAACCTGGCTTTTGCCGATCGGGATTTCTATTATGGCGATCCTGCTTTTGCCCCCGAAGAACCGATGAAAGGCTTGCTCTCAAAAGAGTATGCAAAAGAACGCGCAAAGCTGATTAATCCTGAACGTAACGATCCGAAAATCGGACCGGGTGATCCGTATCCGTTTGAAGGAAAAGTAAATCCTTATAATGATCTGCTGAAAAACTGGGGCAACCAACAAAGCAATTTGTATACACCCTTGAATGAAAAATATTTTGAAGATTTTGCTGCTGGCACCACATCCATTGAAACGGCCGACAAGGAAGGCTGGGTGGTTTCTGTTACGCCTAGTGGCGGTTGGGTGCCCGCTTGCATTGCAGGAAACACGGGCATTGGGATGAGCCAGCGCATGCAAAGCTTTGTGTTAGATGAAAAAGAAAATCCGTTTAACGTAGTGGAGCCCGGCAAACGTCCACGCGTTACCCTAACGCCCAGCATGGCACTGAAAGATGGCAAGCCGTATATCTCTTTTGCCAAACAAGCCGGTGATGAGCAGGATCAATTGTTGATTCAATTCTTTTTGAACATGGTGGAGTTTAACATGACCGTTCAGGAGGCGTGTGAAGCGCCAAGCTTTTTAACCAACCAAATGTATTCCAGCTTTGGCAACCATGAAAAACAACCCGGCTCCTTGATACTGAACAATCAAATGCCACCGTGGTCGCGAAAAGAACTTGGACAGATGGGCTATCGGATCTCGTATCGCGAACGCACCAGCGGACCAGTAAACGCGATTTTCTTTGATTGGAAGAATGGAAGCTTCTGGGGCGGGTCAAGCAATCATGGAGAGGATTATGGGATTGGGTGGTGA
- a CDS encoding alanine racemase has translation MFPLIEPTLLLDKQKCLSNISIMAEKTRKNNVIFRPHFKTHQSHEVGRWFRAFGVDKITVSSVKMAEYFAQDGWKDITVAFPVNIHEKDRLNQLAEKITLNLLVVSPETVDLLGKEIHHPINLFIEIDTGYHRTGVDPGNADLLDAILNRIDSYPNLTFTGFLTHDGHSYKVRNDKKAILNIHQNSSSTARTLKQKYSKRYPDLIFSIGDTPTCSVADSFHDIDEMRPGNFVFYDFTQVAIGSCALEQIAVAMACPVVATYPERNEIVVHGGAVHFSKDFLSSPHGNSFGKVVRLTETGWSTEETGMYIKSLSQEHGIIHAEKNQAKNIQIGDWLGVLPIHSCLTADVMKAYKTLEGETVTMMQ, from the coding sequence ATGTTTCCGCTGATTGAGCCTACACTTCTTCTTGATAAACAAAAATGCTTGTCTAACATCTCCATCATGGCAGAAAAGACCCGAAAGAACAACGTCATCTTTCGGCCGCATTTCAAAACTCACCAGTCGCATGAAGTTGGCAGGTGGTTTCGTGCGTTTGGTGTGGATAAAATCACGGTGTCGTCTGTGAAGATGGCTGAATACTTCGCGCAGGATGGGTGGAAAGACATTACCGTTGCCTTTCCGGTAAACATTCATGAGAAAGATCGGCTTAACCAGTTAGCTGAAAAGATCACACTTAACCTATTGGTTGTTTCTCCGGAAACAGTTGACCTGCTTGGAAAGGAAATTCACCATCCAATCAATTTATTCATTGAAATAGATACAGGCTATCACCGCACCGGTGTTGATCCGGGAAATGCTGATTTGCTTGATGCCATTCTAAACCGAATTGATTCCTATCCAAACCTAACGTTTACAGGATTTCTGACACACGATGGACACAGCTATAAAGTCCGCAACGACAAAAAAGCTATTCTCAACATTCATCAAAACAGTAGCTCAACAGCAAGAACGCTCAAACAAAAGTATTCAAAGCGCTATCCCGATTTAATTTTTTCCATTGGCGACACGCCAACCTGCAGTGTTGCCGATTCCTTTCATGATATTGATGAGATGCGGCCTGGTAATTTTGTGTTTTATGATTTTACACAAGTTGCTATTGGTTCGTGCGCGCTGGAACAAATCGCGGTGGCGATGGCTTGCCCGGTTGTGGCAACCTATCCGGAGCGAAATGAAATTGTTGTGCACGGTGGAGCCGTACATTTTTCAAAAGATTTTCTTTCCAGTCCACATGGAAACTCATTTGGTAAAGTTGTTCGCCTGACGGAAACCGGATGGAGCACCGAAGAAACCGGTATGTATATCAAATCCCTTTCGCAAGAACACGGAATCATTCATGCGGAAAAAAATCAAGCTAAAAATATTCAGATTGGCGATTGGCTGGGCGTGCTGCCCATACACTCCTGCCTTACGGCTGATGTGATGAAGGCTTACAAAACCCTGGAAGGCGAAACGGTTACTATGATGCAGTAA
- a CDS encoding creatininase family protein, whose amino-acid sequence MRPYILAETNWKHIKDASVKVAILPWGACEAHNYHLPYATDIIESEHIAAESARLAWEQGAKIIVLPTVPFGVNTGQFDVKLDMNMNPSTQLLVLNDLVEVLNRQGIHKLIILNSHGGNDFKPMIRELGLRFPAMFITTCNWFQALDQAQFFENKDDHAGEMETSLMLYLRPDLVLPLSEAGDGTAKKFRFTAIREGWAWAERKWTQVTASTGVGDPRKATREKGERYFKAVTEKVAQFFMEVAKTKPEDFYT is encoded by the coding sequence ATGCGTCCTTACATCCTGGCAGAAACAAATTGGAAACACATTAAGGATGCCTCAGTTAAGGTAGCCATTCTTCCGTGGGGAGCGTGTGAGGCTCATAACTATCATTTACCTTACGCTACGGATATTATTGAGTCGGAGCACATAGCTGCTGAGTCGGCACGACTGGCATGGGAGCAAGGCGCAAAAATAATTGTGTTGCCCACAGTACCATTCGGAGTAAACACGGGTCAGTTTGATGTTAAACTGGACATGAACATGAATCCGTCAACCCAACTGCTGGTGCTCAACGATTTGGTTGAAGTACTAAACCGACAAGGCATTCATAAGCTTATCATCCTGAACAGTCATGGAGGAAATGATTTTAAACCCATGATCCGTGAATTGGGCTTGAGATTTCCAGCTATGTTTATTACTACCTGCAATTGGTTTCAGGCGCTTGATCAAGCGCAATTTTTTGAAAATAAGGATGATCATGCCGGTGAAATGGAAACCAGTCTGATGTTGTATTTACGCCCCGATCTGGTGCTGCCCTTATCGGAAGCGGGTGATGGTACTGCCAAAAAATTCAGGTTCACGGCCATTCGTGAAGGTTGGGCCTGGGCTGAACGCAAATGGACGCAGGTTACAGCATCAACAGGTGTGGGCGATCCACGCAAAGCAACAAGAGAAAAAGGAGAGCGGTATTTTAAGGCGGTAACGGAAAAAGTTGCGCAGTTTTTTATGGAAGTCGCGAAAACAAAACCGGAAGATTTCTACACGTAA
- a CDS encoding transglycosylase SLT domain-containing protein gives MLTRNLPLLISIVALIIVLGFVRYYRNQLNELVQQSQQDASIQDGTLSPSEFNGSIPQYYAISYDLPPNLNFAGEHVPIEIPDVLERLDRELQINIYLHSSTIFLIKRANRWLPQMEEILRKHNIPDDFKYLPLIESGLLNDISPKEAVGFWQILKTSGRELGLEIDKEVDERYDPLKATEAACEYLNNAYKKFGNWTLVAASYNRGIAGVARALEKQQVDSFYDLHLVEETSRYVFRIIAIKEIVENPVKYGFNINPKHLYQPEKLRYVEVKETIPNLIDFSKQQGVNYKLLKRYNPWLRDDRLTVKRGKVYQVALPVSN, from the coding sequence ATGCTTACACGAAACCTGCCTTTACTCATTTCAATAGTAGCGCTCATCATTGTGCTTGGCTTTGTGCGCTATTACCGCAACCAGTTGAATGAGCTTGTGCAGCAGAGCCAGCAAGATGCAAGTATTCAGGATGGAACACTTTCACCCAGTGAATTTAATGGATCTATTCCGCAATACTATGCCATTTCTTACGACCTTCCACCTAACTTAAATTTTGCAGGCGAACATGTTCCCATCGAAATTCCCGATGTGCTTGAACGTTTGGATCGTGAGTTGCAGATCAACATCTACTTGCACAGCAGCACCATATTTCTGATCAAGCGCGCCAACCGCTGGCTCCCGCAGATGGAAGAAATCCTGCGCAAACACAATATCCCGGACGATTTCAAATACTTGCCTTTGATTGAATCCGGATTGCTGAATGATATTTCTCCCAAAGAGGCCGTTGGCTTCTGGCAGATATTGAAAACTTCCGGAAGAGAGTTGGGCCTTGAAATTGACAAGGAAGTTGATGAACGTTACGATCCGCTGAAAGCAACTGAAGCCGCCTGCGAATATTTGAACAATGCTTACAAAAAATTTGGAAACTGGACGTTGGTGGCTGCCTCCTATAACCGCGGCATAGCGGGTGTTGCTCGTGCACTTGAAAAGCAACAGGTAGATAGTTTCTATGATTTGCATTTGGTTGAAGAAACTTCGCGTTACGTGTTCCGGATAATAGCCATTAAGGAAATAGTTGAAAACCCGGTGAAGTATGGATTCAACATCAATCCAAAACATTTGTATCAACCAGAAAAGCTTCGGTATGTGGAAGTGAAAGAGACCATCCCAAACCTTATCGATTTTTCCAAACAACAAGGAGTTAACTATAAATTACTGAAACGCTACAATCCGTGGTTGCGGGATGACCGGCTTACGGTAAAGCGGGGTAAGGTTTACCAGGTTGCGCTTCCGGTATCTAACTAA
- a CDS encoding TIGR00730 family Rossman fold protein produces the protein MKSKKSSKRKADPELIQQAIEEEHRIRKAFKDKDWAEIKGANSWMIFKVMSEFVEGMEKLAKIGPCVTIFGSARTKPGNAYYKTAEEIAYQLVQHGYGVITGGGPGIMEAGNKGAHRAGGKSVGLNIFLPFEQKGNVYIDPDKLITFDYFFVRKVMFVKYSQGFIVMPGGFGTLDELTEALTLIQTKKIGRFPIVMVGKKFWQGWMKWVKDVLIEEGMISPEDLDLFSLVDTPEEAVKAIDDFYSKYLLAPNF, from the coding sequence ATGAAAAGCAAAAAGAGTAGTAAGCGCAAAGCTGATCCCGAATTGATTCAACAAGCTATTGAAGAAGAACACCGCATTCGCAAAGCGTTTAAAGATAAAGACTGGGCCGAGATAAAGGGTGCCAACAGTTGGATGATCTTTAAGGTGATGAGCGAGTTTGTGGAGGGCATGGAGAAACTGGCGAAGATTGGCCCATGTGTTACCATTTTTGGTTCGGCACGCACAAAGCCTGGTAATGCCTACTACAAAACCGCTGAAGAAATTGCATATCAACTTGTACAGCATGGGTATGGCGTAATTACGGGTGGAGGTCCGGGTATTATGGAGGCCGGTAACAAAGGCGCGCATCGTGCCGGAGGAAAATCCGTTGGGTTGAATATTTTTCTTCCGTTTGAACAGAAAGGAAATGTTTATATCGATCCTGATAAACTCATTACGTTCGATTACTTTTTTGTTCGTAAAGTGATGTTTGTAAAATATTCACAGGGTTTTATTGTTATGCCGGGTGGATTCGGAACGTTAGATGAATTGACAGAAGCGTTAACGCTGATCCAGACCAAAAAAATCGGGCGGTTCCCGATTGTGATGGTGGGAAAAAAATTCTGGCAGGGCTGGATGAAATGGGTAAAGGATGTGTTGATTGAAGAAGGCATGATCAGTCCGGAAGATCTTGACTTGTTTAGTTTAGTGGATACGCCTGAGGAGGCTGTGAAGGCAATCGATGATTTCTATTCGAAGTATTTGCTGGCTCCGAACTTTTAA
- a CDS encoding TIGR01777 family oxidoreductase — translation MIPKRVLITGASGLIGSKLTEMLVAEGYQVIHLGRSKKEGTIPSFTWDVNRGVMDAEALTGVDAIIHLAGAGIADKPWTEKRKQEIRDSRTRSTRLLFDQLKKGNHTVKTFVSASAIGYYGFEGGETVFAEDSKPGSDFLASVVKDWEAEIDPIQELNIRTVKIRIGIVLSEQGGALKEMANPVRWGVGAPLGSGKQYMSWIHIDDLCRMFVYALKYDHLQGAYNGVGPSWVSNKELTKAIARALKKPIWLPPVPNFVLKLMLGEMADLVLKGSKVSGEKIAQAGFTYHYPDLDVALTNLLRTPE, via the coding sequence TTGATTCCAAAAAGAGTATTGATTACAGGTGCCTCGGGCCTTATTGGATCGAAGCTTACCGAAATGCTTGTAGCCGAAGGCTATCAGGTTATCCATTTAGGCCGATCGAAAAAGGAAGGGACAATTCCTTCTTTTACGTGGGATGTAAACCGAGGTGTAATGGACGCAGAGGCGCTAACCGGTGTGGATGCCATTATTCACCTGGCAGGTGCCGGTATTGCCGATAAACCCTGGACGGAAAAGCGCAAGCAAGAAATTCGCGATAGCCGAACCCGATCCACACGTTTACTTTTTGATCAACTGAAAAAGGGAAATCATACCGTCAAGACATTCGTTTCAGCCTCAGCCATTGGATACTACGGCTTTGAAGGAGGAGAAACGGTGTTTGCAGAAGACAGCAAACCGGGTTCTGATTTTCTGGCCTCGGTGGTGAAAGATTGGGAAGCGGAGATCGACCCTATTCAGGAGTTGAATATTCGCACAGTAAAAATCAGAATCGGTATTGTGCTGAGCGAGCAGGGCGGGGCGCTGAAGGAAATGGCAAATCCGGTACGATGGGGTGTAGGCGCACCGCTTGGTTCAGGTAAGCAGTATATGAGTTGGATACACATTGACGACCTGTGCCGCATGTTCGTGTATGCCTTGAAGTATGATCATTTGCAAGGTGCTTATAATGGCGTAGGGCCATCATGGGTTAGCAATAAGGAGCTAACCAAGGCCATTGCCAGAGCCCTGAAGAAACCGATATGGCTACCACCCGTTCCAAACTTTGTGTTGAAGTTGATGTTGGGCGAAATGGCCGACCTGGTGCTGAAAGGAAGCAAAGTTTCGGGAGAGAAAATTGCACAGGCCGGATTTACCTATCACTATCCGGATTTGGATGTAGCGCTGACCAACCTGTTGCGTACGCCAGAATAA